From one Zhongshania sp. R06B22 genomic stretch:
- the msrA gene encoding peptide-methionine (S)-S-oxide reductase MsrA, translating to MSIFDRYRKPAVIPTAEQALPGRTDRITVPSLHTVLNTPLLPPFPAGTEQVVFGMGCFWGAERKFWQQDGVYTTAVGYCGGHTPNPSYEEVCSGMTGHNEVVLVAFDPAQVSFQELLKLFWESHNPTEGMRQGNDVGTQYRSGIYCSTAQQKAVAAASLELYQAALAKEGLPAVTTEIVDIDEFYYAEAYHQQYLDKNPGGYCGLGGTGVSCPL from the coding sequence ATGAGTATTTTTGATCGCTATCGTAAGCCGGCAGTTATTCCCACAGCGGAGCAGGCACTGCCTGGCAGAACAGATAGAATAACGGTGCCATCCTTACATACTGTGCTTAACACGCCGCTGCTGCCGCCGTTTCCGGCAGGAACTGAGCAGGTCGTCTTTGGTATGGGTTGTTTCTGGGGCGCAGAGCGTAAATTCTGGCAACAAGACGGCGTTTACACCACCGCTGTTGGTTACTGTGGCGGTCATACGCCCAACCCAAGTTATGAAGAAGTTTGCTCAGGCATGACTGGGCACAACGAGGTGGTGTTAGTGGCATTCGATCCCGCTCAAGTCAGCTTCCAAGAATTACTGAAGTTGTTCTGGGAAAGCCATAACCCCACCGAAGGCATGCGTCAGGGCAACGACGTTGGCACCCAGTATCGTTCGGGTATTTATTGTTCTACCGCTCAGCAGAAAGCGGTGGCGGCAGCATCGCTCGAGTTGTATCAAGCGGCGCTCGCTAAAGAGGGCTTGCCTGCGGTGACGACCGAGATAGTCGATATAGACGAGTTTTATTACGCCGAGGCCTACCACCAGCAATATCTGGATAAAAATCCCGGTGGTTACTGCGGTTTGGGCGGTACAGGGGTAAGTTGCCCCCTATAA
- the speD gene encoding adenosylmethionine decarboxylase — protein MKSLDHMPSLEAGAANCNPITQSDENLDHVIIRDGVAYAGTHLIIDLWGASHLDELPRMEKAFIDCVKECGATLLHIHMHHFTPNGGISGVAVLAESHISVHTWPERDYAAFDVFMCGDAKPELAVEILQKAFSPSRIEVGENLRGRMDDV, from the coding sequence ATGAAAAGCTTAGATCATATGCCTTCTCTGGAGGCCGGCGCAGCCAACTGTAATCCGATTACACAATCGGATGAAAATCTCGACCACGTCATTATTCGTGACGGCGTTGCTTACGCTGGTACGCATCTTATCATCGACCTTTGGGGCGCCTCCCATCTCGATGAACTCCCCCGCATGGAAAAAGCATTTATTGACTGCGTCAAAGAATGTGGTGCCACCCTGTTGCACATCCATATGCACCATTTTACCCCTAACGGTGGTATTTCTGGTGTCGCGGTTCTAGCCGAGTCCCATATTAGCGTGCACACCTGGCCCGAACGCGATTACGCTGCGTTTGATGTCTTTATGTGTGGTGACGCCAAGCCTGAATTAGCCGTGGAAATTCTCCAAAAGGCTTTCTCGCCCTCACGCATTGAGGTCGGTGAAAACCTGCGCGGGAGAATGGACGATGTCTGA
- the speE gene encoding polyamine aminopropyltransferase: protein MSEWFDETLHDAYHQGFQVSEVLFESKTEHQHLIIFESGSFGRVMALDGIIQTTERDEFIYHEMLAHTPLFAHGNAKNVLIIGGGDGGLLREVLKHSEVEHVVQVEIDQAVIDMCVKYLPNHSAGAYDNPRAKIVIGDGIDFVTQCDRQFDVILSDSTDPIGPGEVLFTSPFYQGIQRCLKPGGIFAAQNGVAFMQPDEVSTTHQRLSPLFADTAFYAAAVPTYIGGVMTFAWASNSGTAREQDLATLTSRFVDSGIKTRYYNPALHIGAFALPQYLVEILG, encoded by the coding sequence ATGTCTGAGTGGTTTGACGAAACACTCCATGACGCGTACCACCAGGGATTTCAAGTCAGCGAGGTCTTGTTTGAAAGCAAGACCGAGCATCAGCATCTTATTATTTTTGAATCTGGCAGCTTTGGCCGGGTAATGGCGCTAGACGGCATTATTCAAACCACCGAGCGCGACGAATTCATCTATCACGAAATGTTAGCGCACACGCCATTATTTGCCCACGGCAATGCCAAAAATGTCCTCATTATTGGCGGCGGCGACGGGGGCTTACTTCGCGAAGTACTCAAACACTCTGAAGTTGAGCACGTTGTGCAGGTTGAAATAGACCAAGCCGTTATCGATATGTGCGTGAAATATCTACCGAATCATTCGGCAGGTGCCTACGACAACCCCCGGGCAAAAATAGTGATTGGGGACGGCATTGATTTCGTCACCCAGTGTGACCGTCAATTTGACGTCATCCTGTCTGACAGCACTGACCCCATTGGTCCCGGCGAGGTCTTATTCACTTCTCCGTTTTACCAAGGCATTCAGCGCTGCTTAAAACCTGGCGGTATCTTTGCTGCGCAGAACGGGGTAGCGTTTATGCAACCAGACGAAGTGAGCACCACCCATCAGCGTCTATCACCACTGTTTGCGGATACTGCGTTTTACGCAGCAGCAGTGCCGACTTATATTGGTGGTGTGATGACCTTTGCGTGGGCTAGTAACAGCGGAACGGCACGCGAGCAAGACTTAGCCACACTGACAAGCCGGTTTGTCGACAGCGGCATCAAGACTCGCTATTACAACCCTGCCCTGCACATCGGCGCTTTTGCACTGCCCCAATATCTCGTGGAGATTTTGGGCTAG
- a CDS encoding Orn/Lys/Arg decarboxylase N-terminal domain-containing protein: MKFRFPVVIIDEDFRSENISGSGIRDLADAISKEGMEIVGLTSYGDLTAFAQQASRASCFILSIDDEEFGDGSDETVGQALESIAEFMTAVRQRNTDIPVFLYGETRTSRHIPNEILRELHGFIHMFEDTPEFVARHIIREANKYLSSLAPPFFKALMNYASDSSYSWHCPGHSGGVAFLKSPVGQMFHQFFGENLLRADVCNAVEELGQLLDHTGPVSASENNAARIFGCDHLFFVTNGTSTSNKVVWHSTVAPGDIVVVDRNCHKSILHSIIMTGAIPVFLMPTRNHYGIIGPIPKSEFDPAAIRRKIDEHPFARHAKDKKPRILTITQSTYDGIVYNVEEIKDILDSTIDTLHFDEAWLPHAAFHTFYHNMHAIGADRPRSDDTLVFATQSTHKLLAGLSQASQILVQDGTQRKLDTHRFNESYLMHSSTSPQYAIIASCDVAAAMMEPPGGKALVEESILEALDFRRAMRKVDADYGEDWWFSVWGPEALAEEGIGDRDDWVIHSDDSWHGFGEIESGFNMLDPIKATIITPGLDVDGNFDDFGIPASIVSKYLAEHGIIIEKSGMYSFFIMFTIGITKGRWNSMVTELQQFKDDYDQNLPLWRVMPQFAAKYPQYDKVGLRDLCSNIHNVYKEYDLARITTEMYLSEMEAAMIPADAWSKMSHREVERVAIDELEGRITAMLVTPYPPGIPLLIPGERFNNTIVRYLQFVRDFNSRFPGFETDCHGLVKERVNGVDHYFVDVVNDG; the protein is encoded by the coding sequence ATGAAATTCCGTTTCCCCGTTGTCATTATTGATGAAGATTTTCGCTCCGAAAACATCTCCGGTTCGGGCATTCGCGACCTCGCCGATGCCATTAGTAAAGAAGGTATGGAAATCGTTGGGCTAACAAGCTACGGCGATCTTACCGCGTTCGCGCAACAGGCAAGTCGCGCGTCCTGCTTTATACTCTCTATAGATGACGAAGAATTCGGTGACGGCAGCGACGAGACCGTTGGCCAGGCATTGGAGTCCATCGCCGAATTCATGACGGCGGTACGTCAACGCAACACTGACATCCCGGTGTTCCTCTACGGTGAAACCCGCACCTCTCGACACATTCCCAATGAGATTTTACGTGAGCTGCACGGCTTCATTCATATGTTTGAAGACACCCCAGAATTTGTCGCCCGCCATATCATTCGCGAAGCGAATAAATATCTTTCATCGCTGGCGCCGCCATTCTTCAAAGCGTTAATGAACTACGCCAGCGACAGCTCATACTCTTGGCACTGCCCAGGCCACTCTGGCGGCGTGGCATTTCTCAAAAGCCCGGTTGGCCAAATGTTCCACCAATTCTTTGGTGAAAACCTGCTGCGCGCTGACGTCTGCAATGCAGTGGAAGAACTTGGGCAACTGCTAGACCACACCGGCCCGGTTAGCGCCAGTGAAAATAACGCGGCGCGCATCTTCGGCTGTGACCATTTATTCTTTGTTACTAACGGCACATCCACCTCAAATAAAGTGGTATGGCACTCCACCGTCGCCCCCGGCGATATTGTGGTGGTAGACCGCAACTGCCATAAATCGATTTTGCACAGTATTATCATGACCGGCGCGATTCCGGTATTTCTCATGCCAACGCGCAATCACTACGGTATTATCGGTCCTATTCCCAAAAGCGAATTCGACCCCGCTGCAATTCGCAGAAAGATCGATGAGCACCCTTTTGCCCGTCATGCTAAAGACAAAAAGCCACGGATACTTACGATTACCCAAAGTACCTATGACGGTATCGTGTACAACGTCGAAGAAATCAAAGATATCCTCGATTCGACCATCGACACCCTGCATTTTGACGAAGCTTGGCTGCCCCATGCCGCCTTTCACACCTTCTATCATAATATGCACGCTATAGGCGCAGACCGCCCGCGCTCAGACGACACCCTGGTATTTGCCACCCAATCAACGCACAAGTTATTGGCTGGCCTATCACAAGCCTCGCAAATTCTGGTTCAAGATGGCACCCAGCGAAAACTCGATACCCATCGCTTTAATGAATCCTACCTAATGCACTCGTCAACCAGCCCGCAGTACGCGATCATTGCGTCATGCGATGTCGCCGCAGCAATGATGGAACCGCCTGGCGGAAAAGCACTAGTAGAGGAATCAATTCTTGAAGCACTAGACTTCCGTCGTGCTATGCGCAAAGTAGATGCCGATTATGGCGAGGATTGGTGGTTCAGTGTTTGGGGCCCCGAAGCCTTAGCCGAGGAAGGTATTGGTGACCGCGACGATTGGGTCATCCACTCAGATGATAGTTGGCACGGCTTTGGCGAAATCGAGTCTGGCTTTAATATGCTCGACCCGATCAAGGCAACCATCATTACCCCCGGTCTAGATGTCGACGGTAACTTCGATGATTTTGGTATTCCAGCCTCGATCGTCAGCAAATATTTAGCAGAACACGGTATCATCATTGAAAAGTCGGGGATGTACTCCTTCTTTATCATGTTCACCATCGGCATCACTAAGGGCCGCTGGAATTCCATGGTCACCGAGCTGCAACAATTTAAAGACGACTACGATCAAAACCTACCTCTGTGGCGGGTAATGCCGCAATTCGCAGCCAAATATCCACAGTATGACAAAGTCGGTCTGCGCGACTTGTGTAGTAATATTCACAATGTCTACAAAGAATACGATCTGGCCCGTATCACCACTGAGATGTACCTGTCAGAAATGGAAGCGGCAATGATTCCAGCCGACGCCTGGTCTAAAATGTCGCACCGCGAAGTTGAACGCGTTGCCATTGATGAGTTGGAAGGTCGCATTACCGCTATGCTAGTGACGCCTTACCCCCCCGGTATTCCACTATTAATTCCTGGTGAGCGTTTTAATAACACCATCGTCAGATACCTACAGTTTGTGCGCGACTTTAACTCTCGCTTCCCCGGCTTCGAAACTGACTGCCACGGCTTAGTTAAAGAACGCGTCAATGGTGTAGATCATTACTTTGTCGATGTCGTCAACGATGGCTAA
- a CDS encoding OmpA family protein has product MMPLRPSRGLASVIIYTTAASLSLTSAAHAQELTRILNIGALLAPKSAQGVANSKSILAPITKPLGDSLAPLIDTVDGALDPLTDPIDELLGTPLLGALSPITVPLLGALQPVTDPVDGIVADLTGGSVSDALSNTDKYTADGDGIVNDLLGGPQVPGSGTEAGEKSPLGSISASLGASLEPLISAIDVGLDPLTDVIDDQLLEPILDALAPVTDPLLAALEPVTDPVDGLVADLTGGSLEDALTNIDDNTADGNGVVNDLLGGESENTASGTEAGEASILAPISGPLGDSLDNLITAVDTALDPITDTIDDQLGEALLDALTPVTDPLLATLEPVTDPVDGLLNDLTGGSIEDALSNTDDNADDGDGIVNDLLGGTSAPSSNDGSEVSPLGEISTSLGEGLVTIIDAVDAGLDPLTDVVDDEILQPVLEQLAPLTEPLLEQLEPVTSPVDGLIADLTGGSLEDALTNNDDNTADGNGVVNDLLGGGEESTVSGTEAGESSALQPITGPLGDSLNNLVTALDTALDPITDVVDDQIGEALLDALAPVLDPALDGAGPITDPVDGILADVTGGSIEDALTNNDDNTEDGNGIVNDLLDGRAGNTGETSPVALVTSLVGDGVAPLIDSLDQGLDPLTDVVDSQIGEVLLGALAPLTEPVLGLVEPVTDPLDGAVADLTGGSLEDALTNNDDNTADGNGLVNDLLGGGNNNGNGDGGQGNGPLDQPALIALLDRDLMSNSPYGPGGCADQDADGVCDEQDECPETPIGKAVLASGCHLSESAPLRLNGVFFEFNSATLTSNAKTILDAAVPVIQQSDAEKIEVAGHTDGIGSDNYNLNLSQNRAQSVKRYLADQGVDSLRLSAQGYGESTPIASNDTDAGRAENRRVELAIIDTEQ; this is encoded by the coding sequence ATGATGCCTTTACGACCGTCAAGAGGACTTGCGTCCGTAATCATATATACCACAGCAGCAAGCCTCTCACTGACTTCTGCCGCCCATGCACAAGAGCTTACCAGAATTCTCAATATAGGCGCCTTACTGGCACCCAAAAGCGCCCAGGGCGTCGCTAATAGCAAGTCAATTCTCGCGCCGATCACCAAGCCTCTCGGCGATTCACTAGCACCCTTAATTGATACCGTAGACGGCGCTTTAGACCCCCTTACAGATCCGATTGATGAGCTATTAGGCACGCCCTTACTTGGCGCGCTCTCGCCTATTACCGTTCCGCTTCTCGGCGCTTTGCAACCAGTAACAGACCCTGTTGATGGCATTGTCGCCGATCTAACCGGCGGCAGCGTCAGTGATGCATTAAGCAATACCGATAAATACACCGCTGACGGTGACGGCATCGTCAACGATCTACTTGGTGGACCGCAGGTTCCCGGCAGTGGTACCGAGGCTGGCGAAAAATCTCCCTTGGGCTCGATTAGTGCTAGTTTAGGCGCAAGCTTAGAACCTCTTATCAGCGCGATTGATGTTGGCTTAGACCCACTGACAGATGTCATTGATGACCAGCTTTTAGAGCCTATTCTTGACGCTTTGGCACCGGTCACTGATCCGTTGCTCGCGGCTCTAGAACCTGTTACCGATCCAGTAGATGGCCTTGTTGCTGACCTCACCGGCGGCAGCCTTGAAGACGCCCTCACCAATATCGATGACAACACCGCAGACGGCAATGGTGTGGTCAATGACTTACTTGGTGGCGAATCAGAAAACACAGCCAGCGGCACGGAAGCGGGCGAAGCCTCCATTCTCGCGCCAATTAGCGGCCCACTTGGTGACTCGCTAGACAACCTTATCACTGCGGTAGATACGGCCCTAGACCCCATCACTGACACGATCGATGACCAGCTTGGTGAAGCGCTACTCGATGCTTTAACACCTGTCACCGATCCTCTGCTGGCAACCTTAGAGCCGGTCACCGATCCTGTTGACGGACTGCTTAACGACCTCACTGGCGGCAGTATCGAAGATGCCCTCAGCAATACCGACGACAATGCCGACGATGGCGACGGCATCGTTAATGATCTACTCGGTGGCACAAGCGCACCCTCTAGCAACGATGGCAGCGAAGTCTCCCCGCTAGGTGAAATTTCTACCAGTCTAGGTGAAGGCTTAGTAACGATTATCGACGCCGTTGATGCTGGTTTAGACCCATTAACAGATGTTGTAGATGATGAAATTCTCCAGCCTGTATTAGAACAGCTTGCACCACTAACTGAGCCACTTCTCGAGCAGCTTGAGCCCGTTACTAGCCCTGTTGACGGTCTTATCGCCGATCTTACCGGTGGCAGCTTAGAAGACGCATTGACCAATAACGATGACAACACCGCCGACGGCAATGGTGTGGTCAATGATTTACTGGGTGGTGGGGAAGAGAGCACGGTCAGCGGAACAGAGGCAGGCGAAAGCTCTGCATTGCAGCCCATTACCGGGCCATTGGGTGACTCTCTAAATAACTTAGTCACTGCGCTTGATACTGCCCTTGACCCTATTACCGATGTTGTAGACGATCAAATCGGTGAAGCACTTTTAGATGCCCTGGCACCTGTTTTAGACCCAGCACTGGATGGCGCAGGCCCAATCACCGATCCTGTTGATGGCATTCTTGCAGACGTCACTGGCGGCAGCATCGAAGATGCATTAACAAATAACGATGACAACACCGAAGACGGCAATGGCATTGTGAATGACTTGCTGGATGGCCGCGCTGGCAACACCGGCGAAACATCACCTGTCGCGCTAGTCACTAGCCTAGTCGGTGATGGCGTAGCTCCACTAATCGATTCCTTGGACCAAGGCTTAGATCCGCTCACTGACGTCGTTGACAGCCAGATTGGCGAAGTCTTATTGGGCGCACTGGCACCGCTCACCGAGCCCGTTTTAGGACTAGTAGAGCCTGTCACTGACCCGCTTGACGGCGCTGTAGCCGACCTAACCGGTGGTAGCTTAGAAGATGCATTGACTAATAACGACGACAATACTGCAGACGGTAACGGTCTTGTTAATGATTTATTGGGTGGCGGAAATAACAACGGTAATGGCGATGGCGGGCAAGGCAACGGCCCACTTGATCAACCCGCACTTATCGCGCTGCTAGATCGCGACCTAATGAGCAATAGCCCCTATGGCCCAGGTGGCTGCGCAGACCAAGACGCCGACGGTGTGTGTGACGAGCAAGACGAATGTCCGGAAACCCCGATAGGTAAAGCGGTGCTAGCCAGCGGCTGCCACCTGAGCGAATCTGCTCCACTGCGCTTAAACGGTGTCTTCTTTGAATTTAATAGCGCAACATTGACTTCAAATGCAAAGACGATTTTAGATGCAGCGGTTCCTGTTATTCAGCAATCTGATGCGGAGAAAATCGAAGTCGCCGGTCATACTGATGGTATAGGCAGTGACAACTACAACCTGAATTTATCGCAAAACCGCGCGCAATCAGTGAAGCGTTACCTAGCAGACCAAGGCGTAGATAGCCTTCGTCTAAGTGCACAAGGTTACGGTGAGAGCACGCCTATCGCGAGCAACGATACTGACGCCGGCCGCGCGGAAAACCGCCGAGTCGAACTAGCTATTATTGACACCGAACAATAA
- a CDS encoding ShlB/FhaC/HecB family hemolysin secretion/activation protein: protein MAIDLPPVMPPQLATSEQVSAYSAVSAAEISATINGTNVRVLGNRYLADADVKSILSGARTPAEGIINLTKRYYQSGHLLVRIRYAREGDDVVVFVEQLTLSEVRVDADMQPYFDGLVGDSDLSIAEFDRARILANLKAERGGYEYSMSYQETGADAVALVMTKADTEDYNSTDYILEANNKGSRFLGRYFGLAGVKHRFESGTELSLAYQTAFTDLGESRDGENLDQFSVSLDHPFVSGLYGVDLSYVDYSRDPTVTTRAQSGLCLLGILGCRTTTSVTTVNLNAEILQVAFRGEQILFSDVESRVSLTQRLSHIDSTIEQAGSSDKLLEETYQVVDIGLKYQKVRFKTDELSAAQLNVGINFLAGFGDGGTLDNYAEYQAAFAAQNPGISTPDVVPAARTAEFIALQPSARYMMRISDDTLLTLSANGQFTEEQVPQQQQFILGGMNTLSAYLPGVLIGDEGYFLSANLEKTFTLNELKISPAVFTEYGASWFNKTNSEFGDVQSIANAGVRLRIEFSDYLFTELVAALPVYDDVANSDELDALEADFFWRIRFTF from the coding sequence ATGGCAATCGATTTGCCCCCCGTAATGCCACCACAATTAGCCACAAGCGAACAAGTCAGCGCCTACAGCGCGGTCTCTGCGGCTGAGATATCTGCCACAATTAATGGTACCAACGTGCGTGTATTGGGTAACCGCTACCTTGCCGATGCCGACGTTAAAAGCATTCTTAGTGGCGCTAGAACGCCTGCAGAAGGCATTATTAATCTCACCAAACGCTATTACCAAAGCGGTCATTTACTGGTCAGAATACGCTACGCCCGAGAAGGCGATGATGTTGTGGTATTTGTAGAGCAACTCACCTTGTCAGAAGTTCGGGTTGACGCTGACATGCAGCCGTATTTCGACGGCCTAGTTGGCGATAGCGATCTGAGCATTGCTGAATTTGATCGCGCACGCATACTCGCAAATCTCAAAGCCGAACGCGGCGGCTACGAATACAGCATGTCTTATCAGGAAACGGGTGCCGACGCGGTCGCCTTAGTCATGACCAAGGCTGACACAGAAGACTACAACAGCACCGACTATATTCTTGAAGCCAATAACAAGGGCAGTCGCTTTTTGGGTCGTTACTTCGGCTTAGCCGGGGTAAAACACCGCTTCGAAAGTGGCACCGAGTTATCGCTTGCCTATCAGACGGCATTTACCGATCTCGGTGAATCCCGTGACGGCGAAAACCTAGATCAATTCAGCGTCAGCCTCGACCATCCTTTTGTCAGCGGTCTGTACGGCGTTGACTTGTCTTATGTTGATTACAGCAGAGACCCTACAGTAACGACTCGCGCTCAAAGCGGCTTATGCTTATTGGGCATCCTTGGCTGCCGCACCACCACCTCAGTCACCACTGTTAATTTGAATGCTGAAATTCTGCAAGTGGCCTTTCGTGGCGAACAGATACTTTTCAGCGACGTGGAGTCACGCGTGTCTCTGACCCAAAGACTCTCGCATATTGACTCGACAATTGAGCAAGCGGGCAGCAGTGATAAGCTGCTGGAAGAAACCTACCAGGTTGTCGACATCGGTCTAAAATATCAAAAAGTACGCTTTAAGACCGATGAATTATCTGCAGCACAGTTAAATGTGGGTATTAACTTCCTCGCCGGTTTCGGCGATGGCGGCACCCTCGATAACTACGCAGAGTATCAAGCGGCCTTCGCGGCACAAAATCCCGGCATTAGTACACCGGACGTTGTACCGGCAGCCCGCACCGCTGAATTTATCGCACTGCAGCCCAGTGCGCGCTACATGATGCGTATTAGCGACGATACCCTGCTGACACTCTCTGCGAACGGACAATTTACAGAAGAACAAGTCCCCCAGCAGCAGCAGTTTATTTTAGGTGGCATGAATACCCTGAGCGCCTACTTACCGGGCGTATTAATCGGTGATGAAGGCTATTTCTTGAGCGCGAATCTAGAAAAAACCTTCACCTTGAACGAGCTTAAAATTTCACCGGCGGTATTCACCGAATATGGCGCCAGTTGGTTTAACAAAACCAATAGTGAATTTGGCGACGTACAAAGCATTGCCAACGCGGGTGTGCGCTTGCGCATTGAGTTCTCCGACTACCTATTCACTGAATTAGTTGCTGCGCTGCCCGTCTATGATGACGTTGCAAACAGTGATGAGCTAGATGCTTTGGAAGCTGACTTCTTCTGGCGCATTCGCTTTACCTTCTAA
- a CDS encoding type II secretion system F family protein — MVPGFSPAQRFVLFQSLYQASQSGENNWDQVVALLSKGQQAAQRAQLDSVAAQFADGQRVMLDELREGGVFLDWELQFLQLGLAVGNLAKMYLRLAEHYRLQAEFQQNLQTQARWPLAIIVAFAVLLPLWGFIAGVFSLGDMVLIGILGLLPVLLGCGFLKLISVVHSLRGAAAQLGYRLPGFGRALAQYQSYHYMNHLADCIGGGFTLPQALKQSARRLPQAPINGRYHKLAAEVDAGELFSTALLRSGILAGVALPPVSQMGDAKQVPAQLGLAIHRVCEDQLAFWAGYLPWLLLSLLPYIAVLNASFLGR, encoded by the coding sequence ATGGTTCCCGGATTTTCTCCTGCGCAACGTTTCGTATTGTTTCAATCACTGTATCAGGCCAGTCAGTCCGGTGAGAATAATTGGGATCAGGTTGTTGCCTTGCTAAGTAAAGGTCAGCAAGCGGCGCAGCGCGCTCAGCTCGATAGCGTTGCTGCGCAGTTTGCTGATGGTCAGCGGGTCATGTTAGATGAGCTGCGGGAGGGCGGCGTGTTTCTCGACTGGGAACTGCAATTTTTACAGTTAGGTCTGGCGGTGGGGAATCTCGCTAAAATGTATTTGCGCCTCGCAGAACACTATCGTTTGCAGGCGGAGTTTCAGCAGAATTTACAGACCCAGGCGCGCTGGCCTTTGGCGATTATAGTGGCTTTCGCAGTGCTTTTACCCTTGTGGGGCTTTATCGCGGGAGTATTCTCCCTAGGTGACATGGTGCTTATCGGCATACTCGGTTTGCTACCGGTACTACTAGGCTGCGGCTTCTTAAAATTAATCTCTGTAGTGCATTCATTGCGAGGGGCCGCTGCTCAGCTGGGCTATCGACTACCGGGCTTTGGCAGAGCGCTCGCCCAGTATCAAAGTTATCACTATATGAACCACCTCGCGGACTGCATTGGCGGCGGCTTCACTTTGCCACAGGCTCTTAAGCAGTCTGCCCGGCGTTTACCTCAGGCACCCATAAATGGCCGATATCATAAGCTGGCGGCAGAAGTAGATGCAGGGGAGTTGTTTTCCACTGCGCTATTGCGCAGCGGGATTCTAGCGGGAGTGGCGTTGCCGCCGGTTTCTCAGATGGGTGATGCTAAGCAGGTGCCAGCCCAGCTGGGCTTGGCGATACATCGGGTTTGTGAAGATCAACTTGCCTTTTGGGCTGGCTACTTACCGTGGTTACTATTAAGTTTGTTGCCGTATATTGCTGTGCTTAATGCCTCGTTTCTCGGCCGCTGA
- a CDS encoding DnaJ domain-containing protein: MIIRLLFAAAALYALYRFVKLVQSKPAKERRGYYMTLLIGLGAAALVLLSVTGRVPWIAGIIGGALPFVRQLALKYAYGRIGANKQQDQTDKGQSSASASTMNKAQALSTLGLEPGASKEEIISAHRKLMQKFHPDRGGNDLLASQINDAKDVLLNDQNA; the protein is encoded by the coding sequence ATGATCATTCGTTTACTTTTCGCAGCAGCTGCTTTGTACGCACTCTATCGCTTTGTGAAGCTTGTTCAAAGCAAGCCTGCGAAAGAGCGACGGGGCTATTACATGACGCTGTTGATTGGACTTGGCGCTGCCGCACTGGTGTTATTGTCAGTCACCGGCCGTGTTCCCTGGATCGCTGGAATTATCGGTGGCGCACTGCCCTTTGTGCGGCAGTTAGCGCTGAAATATGCCTATGGCCGTATAGGCGCTAACAAACAGCAAGATCAAACCGATAAGGGCCAATCAAGCGCATCGGCAAGCACAATGAATAAAGCGCAGGCATTATCAACACTGGGCTTGGAGCCGGGCGCGAGTAAAGAAGAAATCATTAGCGCGCATCGTAAACTCATGCAAAAATTCCATCCCGATCGCGGCGGCAATGACCTTCTCGCCAGCCAGATCAATGATGCTAAAGATGTGCTGCTGAACGACCAAAACGCATAA